One segment of Pseudomonas sp. FP2196 DNA contains the following:
- a CDS encoding response regulator, whose amino-acid sequence MSRLLFVDDDVEILSLLKKFFVQHAYEVDVAADGEAMWAAIARQRPDTIILDVMMPGEGGLSLCQKVRAQMGIPIIMLTAMAELSDRIVGLELGADDYLTKPFAPQELLARVRALQRRAGEQKNPLEPSRPVIAFAGWHLDITCRELRSPENVMIPLSGGEFDLLVVFLDHPQRILTREQLIDLTHGQGHDAFDRSIDVQVSRLRRKIEPDCKRPDLIRTVRNGGYMFSAKVTHS is encoded by the coding sequence GTGAGCAGACTGCTGTTCGTCGACGACGACGTGGAAATTCTCTCCCTGCTGAAGAAGTTCTTCGTCCAGCACGCCTACGAAGTCGACGTGGCCGCCGATGGCGAGGCGATGTGGGCGGCCATCGCGCGGCAGCGCCCGGACACGATCATTCTTGACGTGATGATGCCCGGTGAAGGTGGGCTGAGCCTGTGCCAGAAAGTCCGGGCGCAAATGGGCATTCCGATCATCATGCTGACGGCGATGGCCGAGTTGAGTGATCGCATTGTCGGTCTGGAACTCGGCGCGGATGACTACCTGACCAAACCGTTCGCCCCTCAGGAATTACTGGCCCGCGTGCGCGCCTTGCAGCGGCGCGCCGGTGAACAGAAGAACCCCTTGGAACCGTCACGGCCAGTGATCGCTTTCGCCGGTTGGCATCTGGACATCACCTGCCGCGAATTGCGCTCCCCGGAAAACGTGATGATACCGCTGTCCGGCGGCGAGTTCGATTTGCTGGTGGTGTTTCTTGACCATCCGCAGCGCATCCTCACCCGTGAGCAACTGATCGACTTGACCCACGGCCAGGGTCACGACGCTTTCGACCGCAGCATCGACGTGCAGGTCAGCCGATTGCGGCGCAAGATCGAGCCGGACTGCAAGCGCCCGGACCTGATCCGCACCGTGCGCAACGGCGGCTATATGTTCAGCGCCAAGGTCACGCATTCATGA
- the proP gene encoding glycine betaine/L-proline transporter ProP: MKSRKNSVKPIGLKDITIVDDAKMRKAITAAALGNAMEWFDFGVYGFVAYVLGKVFFPGADPGTQMIAALATFSVPFLIRPLGGLFFGALGDKYGRQKVLAATIVIMSLSTFAIGLIPSYASIGIWAPILLLLAKMAQGFSVGGEYTGASIFVAEYAPDRKRGFLGSWLDFGSIAGFVLGAGVVVLISTTLGEAKFEEWGWRLPFFLALPLGMIGLYLRHALEETPAFQQHVEQLEQGDREGLAGGPKVSFKEVATKHWRSLMTCIGVVAVTNVTYYMLLTYMPSYLSHNLHYSENRGVLIIIAIMVGMLFVQPLIGFVSDKIGRKPFIVVGSIGLFILAIPAFMLINSGKIGLIFAGLLMLAVLLNFFIGVMASTLPAMFPTHIRYSALAAAFNVSVLIAGLTPTVVAWLVESTNDLYMPAYYLMVIAVVGLVTGVTMKETANKPLRGAAPAASDLEEAKELLQEHHDNIEQKIEDIDAEIAELEAKRKNLVQQHPRINE; the protein is encoded by the coding sequence ATGAAATCACGTAAAAACAGCGTCAAACCGATCGGCCTGAAAGACATCACCATCGTCGACGACGCCAAGATGCGCAAAGCCATTACGGCCGCTGCACTCGGCAATGCCATGGAGTGGTTCGACTTTGGTGTATATGGCTTTGTGGCCTATGTCCTCGGCAAGGTGTTTTTCCCCGGCGCAGATCCCGGCACGCAAATGATCGCCGCGCTGGCGACGTTCTCCGTGCCCTTCCTGATCCGGCCTTTGGGCGGACTGTTCTTCGGCGCGTTGGGCGACAAGTACGGGCGGCAGAAAGTCCTCGCCGCGACCATCGTCATCATGTCGCTGAGCACCTTCGCCATCGGTTTGATTCCGTCCTATGCCTCGATCGGCATCTGGGCACCGATCCTGTTGTTACTGGCGAAAATGGCCCAAGGCTTCTCGGTCGGTGGCGAATACACCGGCGCCTCGATCTTCGTCGCCGAATATGCACCCGACCGCAAACGCGGATTCCTCGGCAGTTGGCTGGATTTCGGCTCGATTGCCGGTTTTGTGTTGGGTGCCGGTGTCGTGGTGTTGATCTCCACGACGCTGGGCGAAGCAAAGTTCGAGGAATGGGGCTGGCGTCTGCCGTTCTTCCTCGCCCTGCCGCTGGGCATGATTGGCCTGTATCTGCGTCACGCCCTCGAAGAAACCCCGGCGTTCCAGCAGCACGTGGAACAACTCGAACAAGGCGACCGCGAAGGTCTGGCCGGCGGCCCGAAAGTGTCGTTCAAGGAAGTCGCCACCAAACACTGGCGCAGCCTGATGACTTGCATTGGCGTGGTGGCCGTGACCAACGTCACTTACTACATGCTGCTCACCTACATGCCGAGCTACCTGTCGCACAACCTGCACTACAGCGAAAACCGTGGCGTGCTGATCATTATCGCGATCATGGTTGGCATGTTGTTCGTGCAGCCGTTGATTGGTTTTGTCAGCGACAAAATCGGCCGCAAGCCTTTCATTGTCGTCGGCAGCATCGGCCTGTTCATCCTCGCCATTCCGGCGTTCATGCTGATCAACAGCGGCAAGATCGGCCTGATCTTCGCCGGCCTGCTGATGCTGGCGGTGCTGCTGAACTTCTTCATCGGCGTGATGGCCTCGACCCTGCCGGCGATGTTCCCCACGCACATTCGCTACAGCGCATTGGCCGCGGCATTTAACGTTTCGGTACTGATCGCCGGCCTGACCCCGACTGTTGTGGCCTGGCTGGTTGAGAGCACCAACGATCTGTATATGCCGGCGTATTACCTGATGGTGATTGCCGTGGTCGGTCTGGTCACTGGCGTGACCATGAAAGAAACGGCGAACAAACCACTGCGCGGCGCGGCGCCGGCGGCCTCTGACCTTGAGGAAGCGAAAGAGCTGCTGCAAGAGCATCACGACAACATCGAACAGAAAATCGAAGACATCGACGCTGAAATTGCCGAGCTGGAAGCCAAGCGCAAGAATCTGGTGCAGCAGCATCCGCGGATTAACGAGTAA
- a CDS encoding DUF3313 domain-containing protein — MRSHCLMSILCTASLSLSACSSQKVEHTGFLHDYSVLKEHKSPSGQDVLGWVSPALARGRYTQAYLAPSQFYPSVEPTDRIPLSTLSGVTEYYDAALRHELGKVLQLVSTPGPNTLIVRPAITRVSASTQGLRFYEWLPVTLVAAGVSTATGIRDQDSEIATEVSFEDGSTGEVVAEVVRKGTGVPLENDKQVLSADDVKVVLDGWASDLGKSYAVIRR; from the coding sequence ATGAGAAGCCATTGCCTGATGTCGATTTTGTGCACGGCGTCCCTGAGTCTGTCGGCTTGCAGCAGCCAAAAGGTCGAACATACCGGGTTTCTGCACGACTACAGCGTATTGAAGGAGCACAAGTCGCCTTCGGGTCAGGACGTATTGGGTTGGGTCAGTCCGGCATTGGCCAGAGGTCGTTACACCCAGGCCTATTTGGCGCCGAGTCAGTTCTATCCCAGCGTAGAGCCGACTGACCGGATTCCACTGAGTACGCTGTCCGGGGTGACCGAGTATTACGACGCAGCCCTCAGGCATGAACTGGGCAAAGTGCTGCAACTGGTGTCCACGCCCGGCCCGAATACGCTGATCGTCAGGCCGGCTATCACCCGGGTCAGTGCCAGCACCCAAGGCTTGCGATTTTATGAATGGCTGCCGGTCACACTGGTCGCGGCTGGCGTGAGCACCGCCACCGGCATCCGCGATCAGGACAGTGAAATCGCTACGGAAGTGTCGTTTGAGGACGGCTCTACCGGCGAAGTGGTGGCCGAAGTCGTGCGCAAGGGCACCGGCGTGCCGCTGGAAAACGACAAACAGGTGCTGAGCGCCGATGACGTCAAAGTGGTACTCGATGGCTGGGCCAGTGATCTGGGTAAATCGTATGCGGTGATTAGGCGGTAG
- a CDS encoding amidase produces the protein MIEVTEVSIAQLRAALESGQTTSVELVQAYLARIDAYDGADTPTALNAVVVRNPEALKEAEASDARRAKGQTLSPLDGIPYTAKDSYLVKGLTAASGSPAFADLVAYRDAFTIERLRGAGAICLGKTNMPPMANGGMQRGVYGRAESPYNADYLTAPFASGSSNGAGTATAASFAAFGLAEETWSSGRGPASNNGLCAYTPSRGVISVRGNWPLTPTMDVVVPYARTMADLLEVLDIVVAEDPDTRGDLWRLQPWVPIPSVSSVRPAAYAELAADRTALAGKRFAVPRMFINADPEAGTSEAPGIGGPTGQRINTRASVIDLWKQARQALEAAGAEVIETDFPLVSNCEGDRPGAPTVFTRGLVSKEFLHHELWDLTAWAFDDFLQANGDPKLNRLVDVDGPKIFPHEPGTLPNREGDLVAGMDEYVRMAERGITPWNEISTVPDGLRGLEQTRRLDLEDWMDKLGLDAVLFPTVADVGPADADVNPESADIAWSNGIWVANGNLAIRHLGVPTVTVPMGVMADIGMPVGLTFAGRAYDDSSLLRLAAAFESTGSKRMIPPRTPPLS, from the coding sequence ATGATCGAAGTCACCGAAGTTTCCATCGCCCAACTGCGCGCCGCGCTCGAATCCGGCCAGACCACGTCCGTTGAACTGGTGCAGGCCTATCTGGCCCGCATTGATGCTTACGACGGCGCCGACACACCGACCGCGCTGAATGCTGTGGTTGTGCGCAATCCAGAAGCGCTGAAGGAAGCCGAAGCCTCCGATGCCCGTCGCGCCAAAGGCCAAACCCTGAGCCCGCTCGACGGCATTCCTTACACCGCCAAGGACAGTTATCTGGTCAAGGGCCTGACGGCGGCGTCCGGCAGCCCGGCGTTCGCCGATCTGGTTGCCTATCGCGACGCCTTCACCATCGAGCGCCTGCGTGGTGCCGGGGCGATTTGCCTGGGCAAGACCAACATGCCGCCGATGGCTAATGGCGGGATGCAGCGCGGGGTTTATGGCCGCGCCGAGAGCCCGTATAACGCCGATTACCTCACTGCTCCATTCGCTTCTGGTTCGTCCAATGGCGCCGGCACTGCCACAGCCGCAAGTTTCGCTGCGTTCGGTCTGGCCGAAGAAACCTGGTCCAGCGGTCGCGGCCCTGCGTCGAACAATGGTTTGTGCGCTTACACGCCGTCGCGTGGGGTGATCTCGGTGCGCGGCAACTGGCCGTTGACTCCGACCATGGACGTCGTGGTGCCCTACGCCCGCACCATGGCCGACCTGCTGGAAGTGCTCGACATCGTTGTCGCCGAAGACCCGGACACCCGCGGCGACCTGTGGCGGCTGCAACCGTGGGTGCCAATCCCGAGCGTCAGCTCCGTGCGCCCCGCCGCTTACGCCGAACTGGCCGCCGACCGCACCGCGCTGGCCGGCAAGCGTTTTGCCGTACCGCGCATGTTCATCAACGCCGACCCTGAGGCTGGCACCAGTGAAGCGCCGGGGATCGGCGGCCCGACCGGCCAGCGCATCAACACCCGCGCTTCGGTAATCGACCTTTGGAAACAGGCGCGTCAGGCCCTCGAAGCCGCCGGCGCCGAAGTCATCGAAACCGACTTTCCGCTGGTGTCCAACTGCGAAGGCGATCGTCCTGGTGCGCCGACCGTGTTCACCCGTGGACTGGTCTCGAAAGAGTTCCTCCACCACGAACTGTGGGATCTGACCGCGTGGGCGTTCGACGACTTCCTGCAAGCCAACGGTGACCCGAAACTCAATCGTCTGGTCGACGTCGACGGACCGAAAATCTTCCCGCATGAGCCGGGCACCCTGCCCAATCGTGAGGGTGATCTGGTGGCCGGCATGGACGAATACGTGCGCATGGCCGAGCGTGGCATTACGCCGTGGAACGAAATCTCCACCGTGCCCGACGGCCTGCGCGGCCTCGAACAGACCCGACGCCTCGACCTCGAAGACTGGATGGACAAACTCGGCCTAGACGCCGTGCTGTTTCCGACCGTCGCCGACGTCGGCCCGGCAGATGCCGACGTCAACCCGGAATCGGCCGACATTGCCTGGAGCAACGGGATCTGGGTCGCCAACGGCAACCTCGCCATTCGCCACCTCGGCGTGCCAACCGTCACCGTGCCGATGGGCGTGATGGCCGATATCGGCATGCCGGTCGGCCTGACTTTCGCTGGCCGTGCCTACGACGATTCGAGCCTGCTGCGTCTGGCGGCGGCGTTTGAATCGACCGGCAGCAAGCGCATGATCCCGCCACGCACGCCACCGCTGTCGTAA
- a CDS encoding FAD-binding oxidoreductase, whose amino-acid sequence MFQQSQRHVDSYYAHSCAEILIDRSGLKGQHDTDVVIIGAGFSGLHTALRLALAGKRVTLLEASRVAWAASGRNGGQAILGWSCDMPPLEAALGHERAKRLWEGMRWAAQALRELPGCHGFDCDYRPGHLWTSVMPRRVSLLTEWQHEASQKWGHDALQFIPREALPQWVASERYQAGLYDPEGAHLNPLKLALGLAAAIERAGGCIFEQSKALSYKEEGAGFRVNTAHGSIKADVLVLACNAYLDELDPKLSSCILPVGTYQVATAPLAPEQATALLPSNVCVTDNQFVLDYFRRTPDNRLLFGGGCTYLGGMPKDIAAATRPFLERVFPQLKGVEVEFAWGGHIDLTLNRTPDVGGEGNRYWLQGYSGHGVLPTLAAARAVSDAILGNTDELALYQGLSNGSFPGGKYLAAPLEAIGKAWYRLRDSI is encoded by the coding sequence ATGTTTCAGCAATCCCAGCGCCATGTCGACAGTTACTATGCTCACAGCTGCGCCGAAATTCTGATTGATCGCTCCGGGCTGAAAGGTCAGCACGACACCGACGTGGTCATTATCGGCGCCGGCTTCAGCGGCCTACACACCGCGTTGCGCCTGGCGCTGGCCGGCAAGCGGGTCACGTTGCTGGAAGCCAGCCGAGTGGCGTGGGCAGCTTCGGGGCGTAATGGCGGGCAGGCGATTCTGGGCTGGTCGTGCGACATGCCGCCGCTGGAAGCCGCGCTGGGTCATGAACGAGCCAAACGGCTGTGGGAAGGCATGCGCTGGGCAGCTCAGGCACTTCGCGAATTGCCCGGGTGCCATGGCTTCGACTGCGACTATCGCCCCGGGCATCTGTGGACGTCGGTGATGCCGCGTCGCGTCAGTCTGCTGACCGAATGGCAACACGAGGCCAGCCAAAAATGGGGCCACGATGCATTGCAATTCATCCCACGCGAAGCGCTGCCGCAATGGGTGGCCAGCGAGCGCTATCAGGCAGGGCTTTATGACCCGGAAGGCGCGCACCTCAATCCGCTGAAACTCGCACTGGGTCTGGCGGCGGCCATTGAGCGCGCCGGTGGGTGCATCTTTGAGCAAAGCAAAGCGCTGAGTTATAAGGAAGAGGGCGCAGGTTTTCGGGTCAACACCGCGCATGGCTCGATCAAAGCCGATGTGCTGGTCCTGGCTTGCAATGCCTATCTCGATGAACTCGACCCGAAACTCTCCAGTTGCATCTTGCCGGTGGGCACCTATCAAGTCGCAACCGCGCCACTTGCGCCGGAGCAAGCCACCGCACTGTTGCCCAGCAATGTTTGCGTGACCGACAACCAGTTCGTCCTCGATTACTTCCGCCGTACGCCAGACAACCGTTTGCTGTTCGGTGGTGGCTGCACCTATCTGGGCGGTATGCCCAAAGACATCGCGGCGGCGACCCGGCCGTTTCTCGAGCGAGTGTTCCCGCAGCTAAAAGGTGTCGAGGTGGAGTTCGCCTGGGGCGGGCACATCGATCTGACCCTGAACCGCACGCCGGATGTTGGCGGCGAGGGCAATCGTTATTGGCTTCAGGGTTATTCGGGGCATGGCGTGCTGCCGACACTGGCCGCCGCCCGTGCGGTGTCAGACGCAATCCTCGGCAACACGGATGAATTGGCGTTGTATCAGGGCTTGAGTAATGGCAGTTTCCCCGGCGGCAAATACCTCGCGGCGCCGCTGGAAGCCATTGGCAAGGCCTGGTATCGATTGCGCGACAGCATCTGA
- a CDS encoding ATP-binding protein — MIRRFLRRDPLSRRIALTIVAAMLASLALNFLFVEVAGTWARPPIERTGLLEQIAATVKVIEAAPAPLRTQLARAANGLTQEVMWSAQRDDLGLPPGGTPLTADKTSVLHQLLGDDRQIRVFNPADWPSGSQQGRYAALIQLPDASWLLFSSRERSWGLDIGTRIAIIIALGLIATVLVAWLATRQLAKPLQRFASAARRFGGDLRAPPIKIEGPDEIRQAIIAFNTMQAQIQHYIGERTHMLASISHDLRAPLTRMRLRSEFMEDLDHQGKLIRDIEEMQSMINAALAFFREDTHREQTTAFDLSELLQTIVDDYRDQHIGVDFNGPAHLVYKGRPLGIKRVIVNLLENAVKYAHNPRVTLSRTDYSIRIEVNDEGPGIPEEALEQVFDPFFRLEASRNRDTGGVGLGLSAARAIVREQGGELTLSNREGTGLVARVELPFIR, encoded by the coding sequence ATGATCCGTCGATTCCTGCGGCGCGACCCGCTGAGTCGGCGAATCGCGCTGACCATTGTCGCGGCCATGCTGGCTTCGCTGGCGCTCAATTTCCTGTTCGTGGAGGTCGCGGGAACCTGGGCGCGACCGCCCATTGAACGCACCGGGTTGCTGGAGCAGATTGCCGCTACCGTGAAGGTAATCGAGGCCGCACCGGCACCGTTGCGCACGCAACTGGCGCGAGCGGCAAATGGCCTGACGCAGGAGGTGATGTGGAGTGCGCAACGCGACGATCTCGGCTTGCCCCCGGGTGGTACGCCGCTCACGGCAGACAAAACATCGGTGTTGCATCAGTTGTTGGGTGATGATCGACAGATTCGGGTGTTCAACCCCGCTGACTGGCCGAGCGGCAGTCAGCAGGGCCGGTATGCGGCGTTGATTCAACTGCCGGATGCCAGTTGGTTGTTGTTCTCTTCGCGAGAGCGCTCCTGGGGACTGGACATCGGCACACGCATCGCGATCATCATCGCTCTGGGTCTGATCGCCACGGTGCTGGTGGCCTGGCTTGCCACACGCCAACTGGCCAAACCTCTGCAGCGTTTCGCCAGCGCCGCCCGACGCTTTGGCGGCGACCTGCGCGCACCGCCGATCAAGATTGAAGGCCCGGACGAGATTCGTCAGGCGATCATCGCCTTCAACACCATGCAGGCGCAGATCCAGCACTACATCGGCGAACGCACCCACATGCTCGCATCCATTTCCCACGATTTGCGCGCACCGCTGACACGGATGCGTCTGCGCAGTGAGTTCATGGAAGACCTCGATCATCAGGGCAAACTCATCCGCGACATCGAAGAGATGCAATCGATGATCAACGCCGCGCTGGCGTTTTTCCGCGAAGACACTCACCGCGAGCAAACTACTGCGTTCGACCTGTCCGAGCTGCTGCAAACCATCGTTGACGACTACCGTGACCAACACATCGGCGTCGACTTCAACGGCCCCGCGCATCTTGTGTACAAAGGGCGCCCGCTGGGTATCAAGCGGGTGATCGTCAACTTGCTGGAAAACGCGGTGAAGTATGCCCACAACCCGCGCGTCACCTTGAGCCGCACTGATTACTCGATACGCATCGAAGTCAACGATGAGGGGCCGGGCATTCCTGAGGAGGCGCTGGAGCAAGTGTTCGATCCGTTTTTCCGCCTCGAAGCCTCACGCAACCGCGACACCGGCGGGGTCGGCCTCGGACTGTCGGCGGCGCGGGCCATCGTGCGCGAGCAGGGCGGCGAGTTGACGCTGAGTAATCGCGAGGGAACAGGGCTGGTGGCAAGGGTGGAACTACCCTTTATCCGTTAG
- a CDS encoding OprD family porin has protein sequence MIDCAPSRITLLALLCGLNTAHASGFFDDAKSEVLSRNFYLSNDYRSPTPSGKNYKQEWAQGFIGTFSSGFTEGTIGFGLDAHAFTGVKLDGGRGHSGTGLLPVDSDGRSENNYSSAGGALKLKASRTTLAFGEMTVETPVFDTSDKRLQPEYATGFLLNSREIDNVNLQAGHFTAFKNQDSSSGKGDFYGYGASTEHGSISFIGADLFGDNPLGGALYASELTDTWHQYYGNLHFKQSGVLLDANLYHTRDTGQALAGEIDNTAFSLSGKYTFGPHAVMLGWQRINGDTPFDFVGGDSIYLANSIKYADFNGAGERSWQARYDLDLGAFGIPGLSFMTRYVSGSHIDGTHAPKGGAYNPFDADSGEYQPQQGDGGKHWERDIDLKYIVQSGAAKDLSVQVSHVSHRANEAQAGDDIDRIYVVVQYPLGF, from the coding sequence ATGATCGACTGCGCCCCCTCGCGTATCACCCTGCTCGCCTTGCTCTGTGGTCTGAACACAGCCCACGCCAGCGGTTTCTTCGACGACGCCAAAAGCGAAGTACTCAGCCGTAACTTCTACCTGAGCAACGACTACCGCTCGCCCACGCCGTCCGGCAAAAACTACAAACAGGAATGGGCACAAGGGTTTATCGGTACTTTTTCATCAGGTTTCACAGAAGGCACGATTGGATTTGGCCTCGACGCCCACGCCTTTACCGGCGTGAAACTCGACGGCGGAAGAGGCCACTCCGGCACCGGTTTGCTGCCAGTCGACAGCGACGGCCGCAGCGAAAACAATTACTCCAGCGCTGGTGGCGCCCTAAAGTTAAAAGCCTCGCGCACCACCCTCGCGTTCGGCGAAATGACCGTGGAAACGCCGGTGTTCGACACTTCAGACAAACGTCTGCAACCGGAATACGCCACGGGTTTTCTGCTCAACAGCCGTGAAATCGACAACGTCAATCTGCAGGCCGGCCATTTCACCGCGTTCAAGAATCAGGACAGTTCTTCCGGCAAAGGCGATTTTTACGGCTACGGTGCCAGCACCGAACACGGCTCGATCAGTTTTATCGGCGCCGACCTGTTCGGCGACAACCCGCTGGGCGGCGCACTGTATGCGTCTGAACTGACCGATACCTGGCACCAGTACTACGGTAATCTGCACTTCAAACAATCTGGCGTGCTGCTCGACGCCAACCTCTATCACACCCGCGACACAGGCCAGGCGCTGGCCGGGGAAATCGATAACACTGCATTCAGCCTGTCCGGCAAATACACCTTCGGCCCGCATGCCGTCATGCTCGGCTGGCAACGGATCAATGGCGACACACCGTTCGATTTCGTCGGCGGCGACTCCATCTACTTGGCCAACTCGATCAAATACGCCGACTTCAACGGCGCCGGCGAACGTTCCTGGCAAGCACGCTACGACCTCGACCTCGGCGCCTTTGGCATCCCCGGCCTCAGTTTCATGACCCGCTACGTCTCAGGCAGCCACATCGATGGCACCCATGCGCCCAAGGGCGGCGCCTACAACCCGTTCGATGCCGACAGCGGCGAATACCAGCCACAGCAAGGTGACGGCGGCAAGCACTGGGAGCGCGACATCGATTTGAAGTACATCGTGCAGTCGGGGGCGGCGAAGGATTTGTCGGTGCAGGTATCGCATGTTTCGCACCGGGCCAATGAAGCTCAGGCGGGGGATGATATTGATCGGATCTATGTGGTGGTGCAGTACCCGTTGGGCTTCTGA
- a CDS encoding helix-turn-helix domain-containing protein has product MNKQEEIAALAILIHDLRKHKKWTLKELADKIGRSVGFLSQVERGLSRPTVADLTAISETFGVPTTYFYSLPKAKELPWVTRPDERRTLYYANGITDILVSPQMRASFSMLESHLEPGASSGDRHLSDSSEQGGYVLEGELTLWLGDNEEPATLKAGDSFQFDSHTRCRYGNLTDQLTRVLWVYT; this is encoded by the coding sequence ATGAACAAGCAAGAAGAAATCGCCGCGCTGGCGATCCTGATCCACGACCTGCGCAAGCACAAGAAGTGGACCCTGAAGGAACTGGCCGACAAGATCGGTCGCTCGGTGGGTTTTCTCTCGCAAGTCGAGCGCGGCTTGTCGCGGCCGACAGTGGCCGACCTGACGGCGATCAGCGAAACCTTCGGCGTGCCCACCACTTATTTCTACAGCCTGCCTAAAGCCAAAGAGTTGCCGTGGGTCACCCGCCCTGACGAACGCCGCACGCTGTATTACGCCAACGGCATCACCGACATTCTGGTGTCGCCGCAGATGCGCGCTTCCTTTTCCATGCTCGAAAGTCACCTTGAACCCGGCGCCAGCAGCGGCGACCGGCACTTGAGCGACAGCTCGGAGCAGGGCGGTTACGTCCTTGAAGGCGAACTGACGTTGTGGCTCGGCGATAACGAAGAGCCCGCCACTTTGAAGGCTGGCGACAGCTTCCAGTTCGACAGCCACACCCGTTGCCGCTACGGCAACCTCACCGACCAGCTCACCCGCGTGCTGTGGGTCTACACCTGA